The Ictidomys tridecemlineatus isolate mIctTri1 chromosome 1, mIctTri1.hap1, whole genome shotgun sequence DNA window tgCTCACCcttggatctttatttatttattttttatttatatgcggtgctgagaattgaacccagtgcctcacacgtgccaggcaagtgctcgccctgagccccagccagccctccccGACTTGGTAATCTGCCGTTTTACTCTCTGACTGATGTCTTCtgacaaaaagaattttaaactttATAGTTGATGTGATTGATTTCGTTTTATGGACAGCACTTTCTACATGGTGTTCAAGGGCCTAGAGATGTCCCCCTGTGTTACTTTCTAGAAGTTTCCCATTTCCCCTTAACATTTGGATGGAGAATCCCTCGGAAATTAGTTTTTGCCCATGGGGTGAGGGAGGGTCGGGCTTCACCCCTGCCGGTGTGTATCACTGAGAAGCTGCCTTTCCCATTGCTTGGCAGTGACACACTTGTCATAAGACACGAGTCCTGTTGTCCCCTTACGCCAATGCCACGCTAGTCCCCATGGCGTTGTAACAGGTGTCGACACGAGGACAGCAAGTTCTCcacttcattcttcttcttccaaCACTGGTCCTTCTGCCTCCTTGTGTTACCACACCCAGTTTTTGAAAAACTTAACGCTGTTTTccaagttacacacacacacacacacacacacacacacacacacacacacacctgtgagGGTTTTTATTAGGGTTCTATCCTTCTTGGGTTCCTTTTCTAGAATGCTTTATAGTTTTCTGAGTATTTTTCGAGTGagccaactttttaaaaactattgagTGAGATTTGGGGTGACATTTGGATGCAGCAAGCTCCTACAGGTGGTCTCCCAGAGTGCTGTCCAGGTGTCTTCCTTGGtggtcctgctcccctggtctcTAAGGAGCTCAAGCTACTCCTCTGTCGGGCCCCTCCCCGGGTGCCCACTCCCCTGCCCACTCCGGCTGGCCCAGGGTGCAGGCCTGGGACGTGGTAATGCAGTGGGCACTGCAGTTCAGGCTCACCCCTCGGTGCCCAGCTCAGGGACCACCCAACCTGGCCATGACCAGGTAGGCGCGCACCTGGCCGTGGGAGATTGTGTCTTCAGGAGCAGTGTGTGGAGATGTCCCCACCAGAAAAGCCACACCTACGCTCATCACATGACCTTTACCAACTGCCAACAGGTGGGGAGAGATGAGGAAggtcactgtgaccctgtcaccTCATCAACCCCGCCATGTCTTCTGAGTGTCTGGTGCGGGCTTATTCTGGTTTTCAAGCTTGACATCACTGAGTGTCGCGCTCTGCGTTCAGCCTTTCTCACCAGATGCTACTAAGCAGGACTTCCTCCTGTGACCCTGCATTCCTGGGATCTCGAGGCCTGAGGGTGACCATGTGGCTGTCCAGCACGAGCACCAGGTGCCAGCATGGACAGGCAGCTAGTTCCCTTAGGGACTCTCAGCCTCTCCACTGGTCCCCACAGATACAGATCCCGAGCACAGAATGGCTCCATGGCCTGGCCAGGATGCTCAGCCAGCTTCCCAGCAGGGACCAACAGGCATTCTGGGGGCACTGCTCTTGCCCAGGTGGACAGGACAATGCTGGCTCCTGGGAGGCTCAGCCTCCTCTGTGGGCTCCTTCCTCTGAGCCAGAGGGGCTCTTCCTTCTGCAGCTGAGGAGCTCTGAATGAGTCTGGCCCCTCGTGACCAGCCCATGAAAAAGAACGCCTTTGCCCAGGGAAGACCCAGTGGGTTTGGAAACCAAGGTTTACAGGCAGGTTCTGTGGAAAGCAGCCCCCTCCCAGGCTGTCCTCAGCTGGAGGTCAGGGCCAGAGTCCTGGAGGAGACTAGGGGAAGGGACCATTTCACCCAGGTCTCTGCAGCGCCCCCAGCTCAGCGAGCACGCATTTTATGGGGTGCACCTGCTGGACGCTCCTGCAGCCTCAGGGCCTGTGGGACCCGCCCTGAGGCACCATGCCAGGGAGCCTGACAGACCCTCCTTTGCCCATCGCCCGGGAGGCTCCCCACACAATCCAAAGCAGCAGCCCCTCCCGGGCGCCCTAGTGACCCCCTCTGGCACAGGTGCCAATGGAGGGGCATAGTCTATGCAGGGCTGAATTGGGGACAGGGAGCACCACGTGGAAATCAAGCCCAGGAGCGGTGGGACTGCAGGCCACTGCCCAGGCCTGAGGATGCCTGTGCCCCACCCTGGCCCCCAGGGAACCCTTCACTGCTGCGGGACTGGTTCTTCGACCCCACCCAATGGCCCATTCCTGCCCAACCCCAGTGCAATGACCCCTGGAAAGCCTGTCTTGTCCCATCAGAAATGCTGCTCAGAAAACCAGGCCTGGAGTTCAAATCCTGCCTGAGATGAGGGACCCCACCACCCTGGGATGGGTCCTGATGGAAGATGGGAAAGGGGAAAGCTGTGTCCTTTGATGTAACATGACTGAAATACCCGGGGAGACAGATTCAGGTGACATACCCAATGCTTGGTGAGCAGGCACACCGGGGCTTCCTCCAAAGACCCCTTTCTACCTGGGGTGGCGTGGCCTGGGTGGCAGGCCCATGGCATGTGTAGACAGCATTAAGCCACTGGGCCACTTGCTCAGGAGCTGGGTGGCTGGGGGCCACAGTAAGGGAGGGTCCATGTCCTAGGAGAGCAGTTTGGCGTGCAAAGACATGGGGGCGGGATCCTCTGCAGCCCTTCAGGGCCAGGAGGCGCACAGGACTCTGAACTTAAACCACAATCCACTCCATGGTTCCTGCACCCTGGGCCCCAGGGATCATTGGACTGGGAGGAGGGTTCCCAGGAGGTGCATGCAGGAAGGCCCCACAGCAGCCACTTGGAAACCCACAGCTTCTGTTTGCTTGCCTCCTGTGACGGggacacccctgtctcccacgCCACCTGCCCCACCTTTGTGAGCAGCTGTCTTCCTTCTCAGGTGTGTAACTCAGAGCCAGAGTGAGTTCTAGAATGGTGAGTTCTAGGAGAATACCAGGCCCTCCTCTGTCCTAAAGACTATGGTTTGCTCATGCGTCACTGTACTGGGGCATTGCTCTTGATCACCCCAGAGCGCAGGCCGGGCACAGGCAGGGCGCAGGCAGGGTGCAGGGCGGGGGCAGGCTGCCATCCGCTCACACTCACTCCCTCACCGTCACCCTCGTCCACGtccttcctgcttctctctctgttccttccttctctctcctcccttctctcttgtCTCCTCCCAGCTCAGAGCAACGCACCTCTCCACCATCTGTTCAAATGAATGCTGGGGGTTCAGCCCGGGTGGGCCCAGGACCTCACAGGTGGGTGAGCCGTTCCCAGCACTTCCTGCCTGGCAAGGGGAGCAGAGCAGGGAAACAGCTGTGGCACCTGGGATTAGAGAGGGACAAAGTGACGTGAGCAACCACCAGGCCTGTGCCCAAGAGGAGGCAAGCCAAAGGCGGAGGACAGTCCCAGTGGCCCCGAGAAAGCGGACAACAAACTGAATAATGTCCACTGGAAGCCGGGGAGGCCTGGCCAGAGCAGACCTGTCATGCGGAATTCACGACCTGAGCCAAACAGCCACACTCAATGGCTTTGATATAAAATACTACCTTGGAAACATGGCTTTTGTCCAGCTTCGAGAAACAGTTTGGTTCAAGTTCTTCTCTATGTGGCTTTGACGCCTGTGTCACCATCATGGAGAGACAGCTCTCTCTAGGGCTCAACTTACTCAGAGGGATCCAGAGTCTAAACACCGACCTTTCCAATCCAAGTGCCAGGCACCCACTGGCCAGCGGGCCTGCACCCGTGAGGAGGTCAGGGGCCTGGGTTGTGAGAACAGAGGCCTGCGCAGCATGGCCACTTATTGGGGTGCTCTAAAAGTGACCTTTAAAGGGCCCATGACAGCAGCCACCCACACCTCCCACCGCCAAGCTCAGGGAAATTCTTCTGAGTTGCTGTCTGACTGCGGCCACCTCTGCAGCCCACACTTGCAAGGACTGCAGATACAGGCCGCTAGTGTCCCTTCTCCAGCCAGAAATTTGGGATTAAAAATTAAGTAACGGAGAGAGAGCACTTGTCATGCAAGAAATGAGTAACTCAAACACCGAGGCGCCCTTCTGTTCAGACCTGCGATGCGTCTGGGCGTGGCTTCCGGACGTGAAGGCTCTCAGCCGACCTGGAAAAGGCAGAGCTCTGCGATCTGTCCTGTGCTACAGGCAGAGGGCACCAGAGAAGCCAAAGCAGGGGACTCTCTCCTGCCCCGCCCCTTTATCCACACAGCCCCTGGCTGGCCGCACCTCCTACCTGCCGACAGTCTCTCGGTCTCGCACTCCGTGTAGTGGAGGTAATAACACTTCCCAAGGTCTTCAGGGACGAGCGCGTGCAAACTAGAGTGAGGGGGGAAATTGTTCCGTAATGGGGTCACCCTGGACAGGGGACCTCCGAGGCCGCAGGTTTTCCCTCTGGGAAGCGGAGCCCAGCGGCAGGGCTCCCAGGCCTCCTTCCCTCCCGTGCGCAGCACCGAGGGCCTTGCAAGGCCTGCGGGGTGAGTGGATGAGAAAGAGGAATCCTGTCGCCCCCTCTGCAGGAGCATCCCCGACTCGTGTTCACTAGATGACGCTTACATGTCCCCaggtcccccccccccgcagcaCCCCAAACAACGCAGCCCCACGCTGCCTCTTGGTTTATATTCCTCCGCGCTTTGGCCACTGTATTAAGCCATCTTAATTGCTTGTCATTCCTGTCTTCACCACGGGGAGCCCTGTCCACTGTCTGTATCTACGGGCCCGCTTAGCGCCTGGCACATAGGacgtgctcagtaaatattttaatgaacgaGTGGCTTAGTCAGTTAATGAACAGGGGTTCCCTCCTCCCGATCGTTGGTCACCGCCTAGGGAGTAGGAAAGTCCCCAACCCCACTTGGCCAGCCTTCAAGCCCTTTGCACTAGCTCAGGCGACCTTCCCTGCATGCACGTCCccgccctccccacccacccaatTCCAGCACCCTGCTCCCAGGAGCCAAGCCTGGGCAGAGAAGgccttggcacacagtaggctctTTCAGGCGCTGGAAAACATGGAGAAGGGCCCGCAGGCCCTAGAGCCTGGCGCCCGAGGCGCCCAGCTGCCCCGCGAGCCTTCCCCGCCTGGGCGGGCGCAGCGAGGGCGGGCAGCTCCGCGCGCCTCTCCCGCCGCCCGGTGCAAACTTTCAAAAAACGCGGCGGCTGCGGCCCCGCCTTGCGCGAGGGCGGCGGGGGtggcgggggcggggccgcggGCCCGGGCCGGTGGCTCCGCCTCCtcctcccgccgccgccgccctccGGCGCCCGCCCAGCTGCCGCCACCGGCTCGCGGGTGCAGCGCGATGCCCCGGAGCtcggccccggccccggcccccgACTCGCCGCGGGAGTAGCCCTCGCGCGAGCGCGCAGCCGCCGACCTCGCCCCGGAGTCGCGATGGGCAACACGGTGCACAGGACCTTGCCAGGTACGCCGGGAACCCGGCCCGCGAGGCGGGCGCCGGGCTTCTCCTCTCCCCTGGACACCCACTGGGTGACTCTCGGGGAGCCACCCCACGCCCCTCGGAGCCCTCGGCGCGCACCGGGCTGCGGTCTCCAGCGCCTCCCCGAGCCCAGCTCTGCGCGCGCGCCCAGAGGCTGGGCTTCGCGCTCCGGGAGAGCGGGTACAGCGTCCTGGTTACCTTGGGGACCCCCGTCCTCGTTCTCTCCGGCTTTGGCCAGATGCGCGAAAGGGCCGCCGTGGCTATGTCGCGCACCCCCTCGCCTTTGTTCCAGCCCGGAGGCGCGGATGAAGGAGCCTGGGGCgaccgggggtgggggggtgaatCTGGAGCCGGGCTCGCCCCGGCTTCCGACGGTCAGAAGCCGCCAGTTGTGCAGAGACCGCAGCTGCCGAGAGTGGGGGAGGTGTGCGCTAGGGTCTCTCAGTTTGCAGGCTGCCAGCGCCCCCGCGCACATGCTGCCTCGCCTCGGCCGCGCTCCCACGCGCACCAGGCTGCGCCCCCCTCTGGTGTCGGCTCAACTGGGGGCTCCTTAGCCCTATGGGAGTCGCTGCTGTAGAGCGCGTCGCCCCCTAATTCAAAGAGCCCTAGAATTTCCCAGACCAGAGTAAGGGGATTGGGAGGGGGCAATGGGGTGGGAGCATAGAATCAGAGGAGGCCTTACTGAAGAAAGCCTGGTGATCCTGGGGAACAGATCCGCGGCCCCACGGAGGCTCTGTGTCAGCACTTTGCATACCTTACCTGAGCACGGTATGCAAATAAACTTCACTAAAGAGAGATGTATCCTAATttcacaaatgggaaaaaaaatgaagctcagAGGAGAGGAAATGACTCCACCAGGGTCACACAGGAGTGGGAGAATCTGGATGGAGTCCGGTTTATCCATCTGCCCTCCCCCATCCCTCTGTCTTCAGAAGTCTTGGCTGAAAGCTGGGCATTTATAGCATCCTTTGGATAAAAGGCAAGGCCTGTGTGGGCGCTGGAGGGCGCAGTTGGGTGGATTGCCTAGGCTGGCTGAGTGAAGAAGTCAGCCCTAGGTCAGATTTAGTGTGAGACTTTGCTCACTCTACACCGACACCCCTTGTAGTCCTTTCTTTAGCGTTAAGTGCCGATATCAAAAAATAATCGTATGTCCCTTGGAGGGGACTGAAGTGGAGTTGAGCCCCCAGTCCCAGGCCAACTTATGCAGGAGGGGCTGACTCCTCCAACAGAGCAAGCCTTTGGGCATATTTTGGGCAACTGCACTGGAACGTTCCAGTTCTTGGAGAAGTGGAGGCACCAGCTACTCAGTGGTGGAGGAAGGAACCCTGgcggctggctggctggctggcctgTTTCCTTTGCGCATGCTCCTCCGGGGAGGGGCGAGCCCCCACCCACACCCCATCGGCAGACAGGAGGGGTGCTCGCTGCAGGCACTGGAGGTCCTACCCACCAGCCCTGGGCAGAGGCACTGATGCCCCACCCCTTCATGCAGTTTCTTAAGAAATGTTGATGCTGTGCTAATGAATAAGCCATTTGCCACTCGTGGGTCAGTCTGGGGCAAGCAGTGGACAGACACACTGAGGGCACTACAGCTGTCCCCTGTGAAGTCAGCACCGCCCCTCCTGCCTGCACTGTGCCAGGTGTGCGAGATGGGGCAGGTGTGGGGTGGGTGCTCAAGCAGTGTCCAGTGTAGGAGAGTTCTGTGCTCCTGGGGGACTTAGACTTGCATCAAGTTTGAGAAGGGGACAGACCTGGAATTCCTGAGCCATGGAAGGTTGCAGGTGCCCAGAATATAAAgggctcttttttgtttttggatccATAGCTAAACTCTTGCACACAACATGCTATTTTGGTGCATCTGTGCTCAGCCGGTGAGCCCTCCACACCTGGAATAGCCTTTCTTGTCACCTTCCTTGTCCTCAATCCAGCTGGGATGGGGGTGGATGGAGGTGGTCAGCTTTCCTGTCGGCCTGCAGCCCCACCCGTTGCTCTTCCTCCTGGACACCTCAGGTCTCTGCAGTTCATGTGACCACACTGCACTAACTCCATGCTCTCCTGGATCCCCGGGGATAGAGCCCCTGCCTGGATCACCTCCTGGCCCTCTTGCCCATCCCAGAGCCTGGAGCCTGGCAGGGCTCGGAGGCTCGGGGGCGCTGGGCCGTTGCTGGTGTCTCCTGCTGTGGGAACGCTTGCTCAGTCTTGCCCTGGAGAAGCCTGTGCTTCGTTCTCAGGAAAAGGACACATGCGGGGGTTCCTTCTGTGGGACTTGAAATAGAGAGCTGGCATTGCTGAGCACCTGGATTCCATGCCAGCCTTCCTGCGTATTTGGCTTCATTCATTTGCACGCCAAGCACACGTCTCCTTAAGGCTCCTGCAGCCACCCATCTCTCTTCTGGAACATTCTCCCTGCAGACCAGAATGCAGCTCCCATGGCTCTCTGCAGGTCTCTGTACCAACGCACATCCTGCCACCGTTCTGGTCTGCCGCTCCCCACCCCCTTTACTCtgctttgagtttcttagtatgTGTCACCACGTGACAGCTCTCTGTGTGGTGGCTGGCTGCTTATTGTCCATCTCCCCAGGTAGATTTTGGACTGTTTTGTCCACTGCTGTGTGCTGAGGTCAGGGCCAGAACTTAGTAGGTGTTCAGTCAATAgatgttgaatgaacaaatgacttTCATTCTCCCAACTGCCCTGCAATGTGGGGTCTATCATCCCCATTTCATGGGTGAGAAATCAAGGCTGAGAGAAAGTTACCTGTCCAAGCCCACACAGCTCTCCAGTTGGCAGAGCCAGAATTGAAACCCAGGTTTATTTAGCTCCAAAGTCCTGCCTTCTTCTCCAGCATGCAGTCTCTTCCCAGCCCGTGGTTTAGATAACATTTATTGGGTGTCCCACCATGCACACAGGGCTCTGCCTGCACAATAAGGAAACGCCAAAGTAAGAGAAGTCCCTTTGTGATGGATGTCAGGGAAGCCCCCGTAGCTGCCTTTGCAAAGTGCATCTGCATATTCCTAAGGAGTGTGCAGGGGTCCACATGGGCCCTCGGATCTGCTGAGCTCTTAGAGTTCCCACTATTGCAAAGTGAGGTGCCACTGTCCCCCAATCCACGGATGAGGAGTCCGAGGCACCGAGCTAGGACCACGGCCCCAGATCACAGGCAGTGGCAACGCTAGAACTGAGAAGACAGAGCTCTGTGGTCAGAACGCAGGGCCTCTCCTCCCGCCCCTGTAGCCTCCACCTGGGGTCTCCAGGGGAATCAGTGGTGTAAGCCAGTGCGGGGTGCAGGGTGGGGAggcctttcccttctctcccaccGGCACCTTCCCACTCCTTTCCCGCGCCTTGGGGTACACGGATCCTTCTGATTGGGGAAGAGCTAGATTCAAACTGCGAGTTGGGTTTAATCATTAAGTGTGTCCTGGAGGCCAGACCAGGCCAGGCCCTCCCAGCGGCAGCTCAGTGGCAGGCGCCCTGGCGCCCCGGGGTGAGGGTGTTGCTCTGCTCTGTGCTGGCCCTGCGCAGCCCGGCCCTGCCCACTGTCCATGCCATCCTCACAGCAATCTTTTGGAGGGGCTATATTTGTCCCCCTTCTGCAGGGTGGCCGAGTAGGGACGGGGGTCCTCATGGAGCAAAGCGGCCCTGGCTTATAGTCCAGACGGAGAGGGGCCGCGCTGCCCCTCAGCTGGGCACACGCACCTACCCGATGCCCCTCGCCAGCCCTATCTCTGGGCCAGGAACCATGTGGCTTTCTATCTGGGGGGGGGGTTGACACTCCCAAGGCCTAGCAGCCACTGGTCCACTGGGACTGGCCTTCCTCTTGCAGTGGCCTTGGTCACTCCTTACAGCCAAGGTGGGGGCTGCACAGACGACCAGCCCGCGGCTCCCTGTCCCTCTTTGCCCTTCTCTCTCCCAGCGCCCATCTGCAGGTCCTTGGCCTCCTCGCGCCCACCAGCTCCCTCCCCCGGTCCTCAGCAGTTACAGCTGAGCCAGCCTCTCCCAGAGACTCAGTGACCTGGTCCCTCCAACAGCCCGAAACCTACCTGGCTGTCGACACATGGTCAGGGGCCTGAGCAGTCAAGGCTCCTGGTGGCCctggggcctgggggtgggggggacatgGTGTCagtgggagcaggaggagggggtggGGTCCGTCCAATGTGACGGCCTTGCAGAGGGGCCTGGAGCCGCAGGAAGGAGCCTTCCCCCCCTCCGCCCATCCCTGTGTGGGGTCAGGTCAGCTCCCTGGGGAGCATGTCTGGAGGGAAGTCCTGCTATGTATCCACCTGCCCCAGCCAGGTCTTCTCTTTCTGCCTGCTCTGGGGTCCTCTGTGGTTTGTCCCCCTGTGGCTACCAATCCCTTGGGCacatgtgccaggtgctggggcTGAGGTAGGAGTGCATGGGCGGCTGCTGGCCATCCCCTGGAAGAAGACAATACACTCTCGGGACGGGGCACACATGTGGGCCACATTCCTGGGGACACAGGCTCTGCTCCCTGTCCAAGGGCACCCAGGGCCCCAGGCACAGCTGGGTCACCAGCACGCCTCCCACTGCGGTCGCAACCAGCTTTAGAAACGTGTCCCCCATGATGCAGAAGAGAAGCGCTGGGGCCTCACGGGCCTTTCCCCTCCACCAGCGTGGACCATCTCTCCTGTGTGCCCGGCGGGTGCCCAGGTTGGGGACCGGGGGCTGGACAGCAGGTCGGTCCCGAATGTGGCTGCTGGGCCAGGCTGTGCCTGGGCTCAGACCTCAGCTGTGCCTGGGCCCGGGCGGGACCCCCTGTGCCCCATATAGCGGGAAGCAAAGGTGGTCCCTGCAGTTGGTGGCCATGAGCTTGAATAACACAGAGCTGGAGCCTTCAGGGGACAGGCAGGACAGGGCTGTCACACCTTGTGACCCCTGGGGAAGAGAGGCCTCAGTCCTGCCTGGGGGCCCTGGGCACGGCTGGCTGCAGGGGTCCTTTGGCCTTGTTCTCCCACACTGTAAATTTCGAAACTGGGGCTGATTGGGAGGCTGCCCCGGCACCTGCGCTGACAGCAGCACCCATGGGTCACTTGGGCCCCTCCTGGACACCTGGTCTCCACCCAGAAGACTCTACCTGATGGGTGCTGACCAAACCTCCAGGCCAGCCCTGCTCCTAGTTGGAAGGACCAACAGGGACACAGCAGCTGCAGCAGATGGGGCCGGAGCAGGGGCTCCAGGGAGCTCTGGAAAGatcagggagggcttcctggaagaggcgGCCCTGTCCAGCCGAGCTCAGGGAGCAGAGGCGTTTGCTCGGAGGCTGGATAGGGAGGGGCTGCTCCCCCATGGAGGAGGTCCTGAGCAAAGGCCAGTGGGAGAAGACGGGACGTTGTGGGGGCGCTGCAGAGTACTGGAGTCCCAGTACACTGGGTGACGGGGCCGGGAGGCCAGCCTGCAGCCACAGTGGATTCCCGGGCCATGCTCCCCCAAGCCGCGCGCCCTGCTTGCTGGCGGGCGTAGGATTCTCCTCCCGGCTCTGCCACCTGGGCTGCTGCCCGTGGCCAGGCAGAGGCAGCGCTGTCCCTCTTCTGGACCACAGGGCTTTCTGTAGGGGCTGTGCTCTCCAAGGGCTTAAAGCAAAGCCCAGAATGGAGCGTGTGGCCAGAGCTGAAGGCAGAGCGGAGGCCGGGGCCAGGCCTTGCCCGCAGGTGACAAGCGCTGCTCCCCTGGGCTGCAGGCCCACGggccccacccagccctgcctCGGGCGCCCCATTTAGTTATCAGGATGAGCCTTCCAGAGGTGATCGCAGATGAAGAGGCTCAGAGTGGCCAGGTGGCCAGGAAGGGGCAGAGCTGAACAGGATCCCAGTCCCCCTGGCTCCAGCCACCTCCTGCCATCACCA harbors:
- the LOC120885619 gene encoding uncharacterized protein LOC120885619, with the protein product MCAGALAACKLRDPSAHLPHSRQLRSLHNWRLLTVGSRGEPGSRFTPPPPVAPGSFIRASGLEQRRGGARHSHGGPFAHLAKAGENEDGGPQVCTRSSLKTLGSVITSTTRSARPRDCRQVG